One window of Thioalbus denitrificans genomic DNA carries:
- the hybB gene encoding Ni/Fe-hydrogenase cytochrome b subunit: protein MSAHAHAPVGGRLVTVPFLVLAFLAAIALALLAGRFVYGLGAVTNLNDGYPWGIWVIIDIVIGTAFGCAGYAVSLIVYILNRGEYHPIVRSAVMASLFGYTLAGIAVMFDLGRYWNFYNLFLPWYAQPNSVMWEIALCVAGYITVLWIEFAPTFLERFGLHNAREKLSRVLFIIIALGVLLPTMHQSSLGSAIVILGHKVSPLWQTQFLPLLYLSSAILMGLALVPFESVLAALGLRRQLETGLMGRLNRVILVVGAIFLAVRFGDLLFRGALGHALAGDLRANMFLLESALFIGGLALLARQQAQRSARAQFIAAVTLLTAGILFRINSYLVGYEPVNGTWHYFPSVPEMLVTVGVFSIEILLYLVFVKKLPVLAKHA from the coding sequence ATGAGCGCCCATGCACACGCACCCGTCGGCGGCCGCCTGGTCACGGTCCCGTTCCTGGTCCTGGCCTTCCTCGCGGCGATTGCCCTGGCGCTCCTGGCCGGCCGCTTCGTCTATGGACTGGGCGCGGTCACCAACCTGAACGACGGCTATCCCTGGGGTATCTGGGTGATCATCGACATCGTCATCGGCACCGCCTTCGGTTGTGCCGGCTACGCGGTGTCGCTCATCGTCTACATCCTCAACCGCGGCGAGTACCATCCCATCGTCCGCTCGGCGGTCATGGCGAGCCTGTTCGGCTATACGCTTGCCGGTATCGCGGTGATGTTCGACCTGGGCCGCTACTGGAACTTCTACAACCTGTTCCTGCCCTGGTACGCCCAGCCCAATTCGGTGATGTGGGAGATCGCGCTGTGCGTGGCCGGCTACATCACCGTGCTCTGGATCGAGTTCGCGCCCACGTTCCTGGAGCGCTTCGGCCTCCACAACGCCCGCGAAAAGCTGAGCCGGGTACTGTTCATCATCATCGCCCTGGGCGTGCTGCTGCCCACCATGCACCAGTCGTCCCTCGGCAGCGCCATCGTCATTCTCGGCCACAAGGTCTCCCCCCTGTGGCAGACCCAGTTCCTGCCCCTGCTCTATCTCAGCTCGGCCATTCTCATGGGCCTGGCGCTGGTGCCCTTCGAGTCGGTGCTCGCGGCGCTCGGCCTGCGCCGCCAGCTGGAGACCGGCCTCATGGGACGGCTCAACCGGGTCATCCTGGTGGTGGGCGCCATCTTCCTGGCGGTGCGCTTCGGCGACCTGCTGTTCCGGGGCGCCCTCGGCCATGCCCTCGCCGGCGATCTCCGGGCCAACATGTTCCTGCTGGAATCGGCGCTGTTCATCGGCGGCCTGGCCCTGCTGGCCCGCCAGCAGGCCCAGCGCAGCGCCCGGGCGCAGTTCATCGCGGCGGTAACCCTGCTCACGGCCGGCATCCTGTTCCGCATCAACTCCTACCTGGTGGGCTACGAACCGGTGAACGGCACCTGGCACTACTTCCCGTCGGTGCCGGAGATGCTCGTGACCGTGGGCGTCTTTTCCATCGAGATCCTGCTCTACCTGGTATTCGTGAAGAAGCTTCCCGTGCTGGCCAAACACGCGTGA
- a CDS encoding nickel-dependent hydrogenase large subunit encodes MTNRIIVDPVTRIEGHLRIDCEINEGKVSKAWASGQMWRGIELILQGRDPRDAWVFAQRICGVCTTVHAITSVRAVENALDLEVPLNAQYIRNMIMAAHALHDHIVHFYHLSALDWVDIVSALDADPKQAAQLAQSLSDWHLNSEQEMRAVQDRLKTFVSSGQLGIFANGYWGHPAMKLPPEVNLLAAAHYLQALEYQRKANKIVTILGSKTPHIQNLAVGGVANAINLDSPSTLGMERLAYIKTLIDEIGAFVRNAYLVDVAAIGALYADWTQYGAGITNYLSVPDMPLDTKGTKFALPGGYVHGGDLASFKAITSYTDSYFEQGVKESVKHAWYEGGKGALHPYDGETIPQYTDFQDEGKYSWVKAPTFYDERAQVGPLANVLAMAAAGHGSTTHWLDYALNLVGTVAGSEIPVSALHSTIGRHAARAVRAAVLYDALNEQWQLLMDNIASGDLDTFNRPVFPKGEIRGFGFHEAPRGVLSHWVVIEDGRIKNYQAVVPTTWNAGPRDENDAIGPYEASLMDNPVADPEKPLEVLRTVHSFDPCLACAVHLVDTENNELIKVRAL; translated from the coding sequence ATGACCAACCGCATCATCGTCGATCCTGTCACCCGCATCGAAGGCCACCTCCGCATCGACTGCGAGATCAATGAGGGCAAGGTCTCCAAGGCCTGGGCCTCGGGCCAGATGTGGCGCGGCATCGAGCTCATCCTGCAGGGCCGCGACCCGCGCGACGCCTGGGTTTTCGCCCAGCGCATCTGCGGCGTGTGCACCACGGTGCACGCCATCACCTCGGTGCGCGCGGTGGAGAACGCGCTGGACCTGGAGGTGCCGCTCAACGCCCAGTACATCCGCAACATGATCATGGCGGCCCATGCGCTGCATGATCACATCGTCCACTTCTACCACCTCTCGGCGCTGGACTGGGTGGACATCGTCTCGGCGCTGGATGCCGACCCGAAGCAGGCGGCCCAGCTGGCCCAGAGCCTCTCGGACTGGCATCTCAACAGCGAACAGGAGATGCGCGCCGTCCAGGACCGGCTCAAGACCTTCGTCAGCTCCGGCCAGCTCGGCATCTTCGCCAACGGCTACTGGGGCCACCCGGCCATGAAGCTGCCGCCGGAGGTCAACCTGCTGGCCGCGGCCCACTACCTGCAGGCGCTCGAGTACCAGCGCAAGGCCAACAAGATCGTCACCATCCTCGGTTCCAAGACGCCCCACATCCAGAACCTGGCCGTGGGCGGCGTGGCCAACGCCATCAACCTCGACAGCCCCTCCACCCTGGGGATGGAGCGGCTCGCCTACATCAAGACGCTCATCGACGAGATCGGCGCCTTCGTCCGCAACGCCTACCTGGTGGACGTGGCGGCCATCGGCGCCCTCTACGCCGACTGGACCCAGTACGGCGCCGGCATCACCAACTACCTGTCGGTGCCGGACATGCCCCTGGACACCAAGGGCACGAAGTTCGCGCTGCCCGGCGGCTATGTCCACGGCGGCGACCTCGCCAGCTTCAAGGCCATCACCAGCTACACCGACAGCTACTTCGAGCAGGGGGTGAAGGAGAGCGTCAAGCACGCCTGGTACGAGGGCGGGAAAGGCGCCCTGCACCCTTACGACGGCGAGACCATCCCCCAGTACACCGACTTCCAGGACGAGGGCAAGTACTCCTGGGTGAAGGCGCCCACCTTCTACGACGAGCGCGCCCAGGTGGGCCCGCTGGCCAACGTCCTCGCCATGGCGGCCGCCGGGCACGGCTCCACCACGCACTGGCTCGACTACGCGCTGAACCTGGTCGGGACCGTCGCCGGCAGCGAGATCCCCGTTTCGGCGCTGCACTCCACCATCGGCCGCCATGCCGCCCGCGCGGTGCGCGCCGCGGTGCTCTACGACGCCCTCAACGAGCAGTGGCAGCTGCTCATGGACAACATCGCCAGCGGCGACCTGGACACCTTCAACCGCCCGGTCTTCCCCAAGGGCGAGATCCGCGGCTTCGGATTCCACGAGGCGCCGCGCGGCGTGCTCTCCCACTGGGTCGTGATCGAGGACGGCAGGATCAAGAACTACCAGGCCGTGGTGCCCACCACCTGGAACGCCGGCCCCCGGGACGAGAACGACGCCATCGGACCCTACGAGGCCTCCCTCATGGACAACCCGGTTGCCGACCCCGAGAAACCGCTGGAGGTGCTGCGCACCGTGCACTCCTTCGATCCCTGCCTGGCCTGCGCCGTGCACCTGGTGGACACGGAGAACAACGAGCTGATCAAGGTGCGGGCCCTGTGA
- a CDS encoding HyaD/HybD family hydrogenase maturation endopeptidase — protein MTGIPDRNPAPRILVLGLGNILLSDEGVGARLAARLARDFSFDGNVEVIDGGTSGMELLEPIAECDVLIVVDAVKTGKAPGTLVRLTGNAVPAFFMNKVSPHQVALSDVLASLRLTGEYPGEVIIHGIEPESLATGLELTHTVGARRDELLANVLEDLERLGHRPRRFTPHSSAA, from the coding sequence GTGACCGGCATCCCGGACCGCAATCCGGCACCGCGAATCCTGGTGCTGGGACTGGGCAACATCCTGCTCAGTGACGAGGGGGTGGGCGCACGGCTGGCCGCGCGCCTGGCCCGGGATTTCAGCTTCGACGGCAACGTGGAGGTGATCGACGGCGGCACGTCGGGCATGGAGCTGCTGGAGCCCATCGCCGAGTGTGATGTGCTCATCGTGGTGGACGCGGTCAAGACCGGGAAGGCCCCGGGCACCCTGGTGAGGTTGACGGGGAACGCGGTGCCCGCCTTCTTCATGAACAAGGTTTCGCCCCACCAGGTAGCCCTGTCCGACGTGCTCGCCTCGCTGCGCCTGACCGGGGAGTATCCCGGGGAGGTCATCATCCACGGGATCGAGCCCGAATCCCTGGCCACCGGCCTCGAACTCACCCACACCGTGGGCGCGCGCCGCGACGAGCTGCTCGCCAACGTGCTGGAGGACCTCGAGCGCCTGGGCCACCGGCCCCGCCGGTTCACGCCGCACAGCTCGGCGGCGTGA
- the hybE gene encoding [NiFe]-hydrogenase assembly chaperone HybE has translation MTAPPFVSVAMNQNAPFANPEQLSMELEARFRLIGETRMRDLPIYRPDLAVETIGFRAFGPWWAGVLVTPWFMNLVLFPRLPGAPALPPEGSDLQIDLAGRSERFLSSRDEELGAYLALSLASPMSGFPDQEAARASARTAVAALLETHAGAPGQAAAQSADPRPATDRRGFFRKLLGG, from the coding sequence ATGACGGCGCCCCCCTTCGTTTCCGTGGCCATGAACCAGAACGCACCCTTTGCCAATCCGGAACAGCTGAGCATGGAGCTGGAGGCGCGCTTCCGGCTCATCGGAGAGACGCGCATGCGCGATCTGCCCATCTACCGGCCGGACCTGGCCGTGGAAACCATCGGCTTCCGGGCCTTCGGACCCTGGTGGGCAGGGGTGCTCGTCACCCCCTGGTTCATGAACCTGGTCCTGTTCCCCCGCCTTCCCGGGGCCCCCGCGCTGCCACCCGAGGGTAGCGATCTCCAGATCGATCTGGCCGGCCGCAGCGAACGCTTCCTCAGCTCGCGGGACGAAGAGCTCGGTGCGTACCTCGCCCTGTCGCTGGCCTCTCCCATGTCCGGCTTCCCCGATCAGGAGGCCGCCCGGGCGAGCGCCCGCACCGCCGTGGCCGCCCTGCTCGAAACCCACGCCGGGGCGCCGGGACAGGCAGCGGCGCAATCAGCGGATCCCCGCCCCGCCACCGACCGGCGCGGATTTTTCAGGAAACTGCTCGGCGGGTAG
- a CDS encoding sigma-54-dependent transcriptional regulator has translation MKSRPCVLIVDDEVRSQEAIRRVLREEFDTLTAASAADAEALLNNELIHVILCDQRMPGESGVDFLKRVRDCWPDPVRLIISGYSDSENIIAGVNEAGIYQYLTKPWEPDRLLEVVRGAAELFRLQQDNQNVSVELKRAAPALQQTIAEKRRILQHHYAFESLIHAPDSPLARLCSLAMRIAEYDIPVLITGESGTGKDLLARAIHYSSPRREGSFVAENCGALPDQLLESELFGCKKGAFTGAYEDRIGLFEQADDGSIFLDEIGETSLTFQVKLLRVLQEGEIRPLGNTRRRRVDVRVIAATNCDLEAAVAARRFRPDLYYRLGAFPLHLPPLRSRPMDIPLLAAHLLERTAASFHKRITGFSETVLARFKSYAWPGNVREMQNEIQRMVALADGPVLGPDLLSPRLGSAGVANAMDTPQPSGQAPTDGMTLKEQVESFEERIIRDTLRRHGWNISRAARALGLSRVGLRGKLQRYGLERVN, from the coding sequence ATGAAAAGCCGCCCGTGCGTGCTCATCGTCGATGATGAAGTGCGCTCGCAGGAAGCCATCCGCCGTGTTCTCAGGGAGGAGTTCGACACCCTCACCGCCGCCAGTGCCGCCGATGCCGAGGCCCTGCTCAACAACGAGCTGATCCACGTCATCCTGTGCGACCAGCGCATGCCGGGGGAATCCGGGGTGGACTTCCTCAAGCGGGTCCGGGATTGCTGGCCGGATCCCGTCCGGCTGATCATCTCCGGCTACTCCGACTCCGAGAACATCATTGCCGGCGTGAACGAGGCCGGCATCTACCAGTACCTGACCAAGCCCTGGGAACCCGACCGGCTGCTGGAGGTGGTGCGCGGCGCGGCCGAGCTGTTCCGCCTGCAGCAGGACAACCAGAACGTGAGCGTGGAGCTCAAGCGGGCCGCCCCCGCCCTGCAGCAGACCATCGCCGAGAAACGCCGGATCCTGCAGCACCACTACGCCTTCGAGAGCCTCATCCACGCGCCCGACAGCCCGCTGGCGCGCCTGTGCAGCCTGGCGATGCGCATCGCCGAGTACGACATCCCGGTGCTCATCACCGGAGAATCCGGAACCGGCAAGGATCTGCTGGCCCGGGCCATTCACTACAGCAGCCCGCGCCGCGAGGGCTCCTTCGTGGCCGAGAACTGCGGCGCCCTGCCGGATCAACTGCTGGAGAGCGAGCTGTTCGGCTGCAAGAAGGGCGCCTTCACCGGCGCCTACGAGGATCGCATCGGGCTGTTCGAGCAGGCCGACGACGGCAGCATCTTCCTGGACGAGATTGGCGAGACCTCGCTGACCTTCCAGGTCAAGCTGCTGCGGGTTCTGCAGGAGGGGGAGATACGGCCGCTTGGCAATACCCGGCGGCGGCGGGTGGACGTGCGCGTCATCGCGGCCACCAACTGCGACCTGGAGGCCGCTGTCGCCGCCCGGCGTTTCCGTCCCGATCTCTACTACCGCCTTGGCGCCTTTCCCCTGCACCTCCCCCCCCTGCGCAGCCGGCCGATGGACATCCCGCTCCTGGCCGCCCATCTCCTGGAGCGGACCGCGGCTTCCTTCCACAAGCGCATCACCGGCTTCAGCGAGACGGTCCTGGCACGGTTCAAGTCCTACGCCTGGCCCGGCAACGTGCGGGAGATGCAGAACGAGATCCAGCGCATGGTGGCCCTGGCCGACGGTCCGGTACTGGGCCCCGATCTCCTCTCGCCCCGCCTCGGCAGCGCCGGGGTCGCCAACGCCATGGACACTCCGCAGCCGTCGGGCCAGGCGCCCACCGACGGCATGACGCTGAAGGAGCAGGTGGAGAGCTTCGAGGAGCGGATCATCCGCGACACCCTTCGCCGTCACGGCTGGAACATCAGCCGCGCCGCCCGGGCGCTCGGTCTCTCACGGGTCGGACTGCGCGGCAAGCTGCAGCGTTACGGGCTCGAGCGGGTGAACTGA
- a CDS encoding sensor histidine kinase: MSSDQDRREAVLAALFDPDAPPVDTGWLREIFRVEGVQAELIEREIELERQNHSLREAQQFIESVLASISEVLVVCAPDGRVQQVNHAFTRLTGRTGAEVIGLSMTELLDPGSRHLTTHWPALPERPSACEREVRLLDHTGRASEPVVLNCALRRDPRGDAVGLVLVGRPVGELRRAYRRLNRAHHELQQAQQRILQSEKMASLGRLVAGVAHELNNPVSFVYGNAHILRRYTHALGDYLGLVHRGVDPQVLDRQRRALDIDDILDDLPSLVDGMVEGAARIGEIIRSLRHLSLRGGQEPEPVNLAAIATTAAHWVVKGLQQRPEVELELPERLVVFGNAGQLHQVLVNLVQNAVDATAGHPRPVIRIDATSGSGHAWLRVRDNGPGLAERDLPHIFEPFYTTKDPGQGTGLGLWICYEIVEHHGGTLEATNGPDGGALFTLTLPLSG; the protein is encoded by the coding sequence ATGAGCTCCGACCAGGACAGGCGTGAGGCAGTGCTGGCGGCACTGTTCGATCCCGACGCCCCGCCCGTGGATACCGGCTGGCTGCGCGAGATATTCCGGGTGGAGGGGGTCCAGGCGGAGCTCATCGAGCGCGAGATCGAGCTTGAGCGCCAGAATCACAGCCTGCGCGAGGCGCAGCAATTTATCGAGAGCGTACTTGCCTCCATCTCCGAGGTCCTGGTCGTCTGCGCTCCCGACGGCCGGGTACAACAGGTCAACCACGCCTTCACCCGCCTCACGGGACGCACCGGCGCCGAGGTCATCGGGCTGAGCATGACGGAACTCCTGGACCCCGGATCACGCCACCTGACGACCCACTGGCCGGCGCTGCCCGAGCGCCCCTCGGCCTGTGAGAGAGAGGTGCGCCTGCTCGACCACACCGGCCGCGCCAGTGAGCCGGTGGTCCTCAACTGTGCCCTGCGCCGCGATCCCCGCGGCGACGCGGTGGGACTGGTGCTGGTCGGGCGCCCGGTGGGCGAGCTGCGCCGCGCCTACCGGCGACTGAACCGTGCCCACCACGAACTGCAGCAGGCCCAGCAGCGCATCCTGCAATCGGAGAAGATGGCCTCCCTCGGCCGGCTGGTGGCGGGCGTGGCCCACGAGCTGAACAACCCGGTGAGCTTCGTCTACGGCAACGCCCATATCCTGCGCCGCTACACCCACGCCCTGGGGGATTATCTGGGACTCGTCCACCGCGGCGTGGACCCACAGGTACTGGATCGCCAGCGCCGGGCCCTGGACATCGATGACATCCTGGATGACCTTCCCTCGCTGGTGGACGGCATGGTGGAGGGAGCCGCGCGGATTGGCGAGATCATCCGCAGCCTGCGCCATCTCTCACTGCGCGGCGGACAGGAGCCGGAGCCGGTGAACCTGGCCGCGATCGCCACCACCGCCGCGCACTGGGTGGTGAAGGGACTGCAACAGCGGCCGGAGGTGGAGCTGGAGCTGCCCGAGCGGCTGGTGGTGTTCGGCAATGCCGGCCAGCTGCACCAGGTGCTGGTCAACCTGGTGCAGAACGCAGTGGATGCGACCGCGGGGCATCCCCGTCCCGTGATCCGGATCGACGCCACCAGCGGATCAGGCCACGCCTGGCTGCGGGTCCGCGACAATGGCCCGGGCCTGGCCGAGCGCGACCTGCCCCACATCTTCGAGCCCTTCTACACCACCAAGGACCCGGGACAGGGCACCGGGCTCGGGCTCTGGATCTGCTACGAAATCGTGGAACACCACGGCGGCACGCTGGAGGCGACGAACGGCCCCGACGGCGGGGCGCTGTTCACCCTCACCCTGCCGCTGTCGGGGTGA